Proteins encoded together in one Microbacterium sp. zg-Y625 window:
- the nusA gene encoding transcription termination factor NusA — MDIDLGLLKTIEREKEIPFDELVRIIEQAILTAYGKHVSPTGEVPAGARVELDRKSGHVGIYVPLLDDEGAVIGEEETTPEDFGRIGAFAAKQVISQRLRDIADDAVLGEFRGKEGDIVAGVVQQGPNPRMVHVDLGSVEAILPPEEQVPGESYAHGSRLRVYVTSVAKGLKGPQITVSRTHPGLVRKLFALEVPEIASGLVEIVSLAREAGHRSKVAVTATDPSINAKGACIGELGRRVRAVTEELGGEKIDIVDYNPELAAFVANALSPAKVTSSFILDASTKAVRALVPDYQLSLAIGKEGQNARLAAKLTGAKIDIQPDSILEES, encoded by the coding sequence GTGGACATCGATCTCGGACTGTTGAAGACGATCGAGCGCGAGAAGGAGATCCCGTTCGATGAGCTCGTGCGCATCATCGAGCAGGCCATCCTCACCGCCTACGGCAAGCACGTCTCGCCCACCGGCGAGGTCCCCGCGGGCGCCCGCGTGGAGCTCGACCGCAAGTCGGGCCACGTCGGGATCTACGTGCCGCTGCTCGACGACGAGGGAGCGGTGATCGGCGAGGAGGAGACCACTCCCGAGGACTTCGGCCGCATCGGCGCGTTCGCCGCCAAGCAGGTCATCAGCCAGCGACTGCGCGACATCGCCGACGACGCCGTGCTGGGAGAGTTCCGCGGTAAAGAGGGCGACATCGTCGCCGGTGTCGTGCAGCAGGGCCCGAACCCCCGCATGGTGCACGTCGACCTCGGCAGCGTCGAGGCGATCCTCCCGCCCGAGGAGCAGGTCCCGGGCGAGTCCTACGCGCACGGTTCGCGGCTGCGGGTCTATGTGACCAGCGTCGCGAAGGGTCTCAAGGGCCCGCAGATCACCGTGTCGCGCACGCACCCGGGACTCGTGCGCAAGCTCTTCGCCCTCGAGGTCCCCGAGATCGCGTCCGGCCTCGTCGAGATCGTCTCGCTCGCGCGCGAAGCCGGCCACCGCAGCAAGGTGGCTGTGACCGCCACCGACCCGTCGATCAACGCCAAGGGTGCCTGCATCGGGGAGCTGGGGCGCCGCGTGCGTGCCGTCACCGAGGAGCTGGGCGGCGAGAAGATCGACATCGTCGACTACAACCCGGAGCTCGCCGCGTTCGTGGCGAACGCCCTGTCGCCGGCCAAGGTGACGTCGAGCTTCATCCTCGACGCGTCCACGAAGGCCGTGCGGGCGCTCGTGCCCGATTACCAGCTGTCGCTGGCCATCGGCAAGGAGGGTCAGAACGCCCGACTCGCCGCGAAGCTCACCGGCGCGAAGATCGACATCCAGCCCGACAGCATCCTGGAGGAGAGCTGA
- a CDS encoding YlxR family protein: MDSVRTCVGCRARAPRATLTRVVAVGLQVVVDERGSMPGRGAWVHDTSECVDAAIRRRAFGRALRVSGSLDTQTLQNHFQRNG, translated from the coding sequence ATGGATTCCGTTCGAACGTGCGTGGGATGCCGCGCGCGTGCCCCCCGGGCCACGCTCACTCGAGTCGTGGCGGTCGGTTTGCAGGTCGTCGTTGACGAGCGCGGATCGATGCCGGGGCGGGGCGCGTGGGTGCATGACACAAGCGAGTGCGTGGACGCCGCCATCCGGCGCCGTGCCTTCGGACGAGCACTGCGCGTGTCAGGCTCGCTTGACACGCAGACCCTTCAGAACCACTTCCAGCGAAACGGCTGA
- the rbfA gene encoding 30S ribosome-binding factor RbfA: MSSERQARMADRIRVLIAERLEKGLRDPRLGFTTITDVKVTGDLQHASVFYTVLGTEKERADTAEALKAATGLLRSEVGRQLGVRLTPTLEFIPDAIPENAGHIEDLLREARERDAAVAGLATGAAYAGEPDPYVKPRDLDAE, encoded by the coding sequence ATGTCGTCAGAGCGTCAGGCCCGAATGGCCGACCGCATCCGCGTGCTGATCGCCGAGCGCCTCGAGAAGGGGCTGCGCGACCCGCGACTCGGTTTCACGACCATCACGGACGTGAAAGTCACGGGCGACCTGCAGCACGCCTCGGTGTTCTACACGGTGCTGGGCACCGAGAAGGAGCGCGCCGACACCGCTGAGGCGCTGAAGGCCGCCACCGGTCTGCTGCGCAGCGAGGTCGGGCGCCAGCTCGGCGTGCGGCTCACCCCGACCCTCGAGTTCATCCCCGACGCGATCCCCGAGAACGCCGGGCACATCGAGGACCTGCTGCGCGAAGCGCGCGAGCGCGACGCCGCCGTGGCCGGTCTCGCCACCGGCGCCGCCTACGCCGGCGAGCCGGACCCCTACGTGAAGCCCCGCGACCTCGACGCCGAGTGA
- a CDS encoding A/G-specific adenine glycosylase produces MPDLAAPLIAWYRENARDLPWRHPEFGAWGVLVSEFMLQQTPVARVIPHLEAWLERWPDPAALAGEPPAEAVRQWANLGYPRRALWLHRAAVEIRDRHGGVVPADVDALLALTGIGDYTARAVAVFAYGQRHPVVDTNTRRVLARAVDGRSQPGAPARRDLAAMAAVLPGDDAGAAIVNAAAMELGAVVCTARAPRCEACPLAHVCAWRAAGYPDTGDGRRRQARYEGSDRQARGAVLRVLREAAAHAVPADAVIGDWPDAHQRDRAIDSLVADGLVEASGGMLALPR; encoded by the coding sequence GTGCCCGACCTCGCCGCCCCGCTCATCGCGTGGTACCGGGAGAACGCGCGGGACCTGCCGTGGCGGCATCCGGAGTTCGGCGCGTGGGGTGTGCTCGTCAGCGAGTTCATGCTGCAGCAGACGCCCGTGGCGCGGGTGATCCCTCACCTCGAGGCGTGGCTGGAACGCTGGCCCGACCCCGCCGCGCTGGCCGGCGAGCCACCCGCCGAGGCGGTGCGGCAGTGGGCGAACCTGGGGTACCCGCGCCGCGCGCTGTGGCTGCACCGTGCGGCGGTGGAGATCCGCGACCGGCACGGGGGCGTCGTGCCGGCGGACGTCGATGCGCTTCTCGCGCTCACCGGGATCGGCGACTACACCGCCCGCGCCGTGGCCGTGTTCGCGTACGGCCAGCGGCACCCGGTCGTCGACACCAACACCCGGCGCGTGCTCGCGCGGGCGGTCGACGGTCGGTCGCAGCCTGGAGCGCCGGCGCGGCGCGACCTCGCGGCGATGGCGGCGGTGCTTCCCGGCGACGACGCGGGCGCGGCGATCGTGAACGCCGCGGCCATGGAGCTCGGCGCCGTGGTGTGCACGGCGCGCGCGCCGAGGTGCGAGGCGTGCCCGCTCGCGCACGTGTGCGCGTGGCGGGCCGCCGGCTACCCCGACACCGGCGACGGTCGGCGACGGCAGGCCCGGTACGAGGGCAGCGACCGGCAGGCGCGTGGGGCCGTGCTGCGGGTGCTGCGGGAGGCCGCAGCCCACGCGGTGCCGGCGGACGCGGTCATCGGCGACTGGCCGGATGCGCACCAGCGCGACCGCGCGATCGACTCGCTCGTCGCGGACGGGCTGGTCGAGGCATCCGGGGGCATGCTCGCGCTGCCGCGCTGA
- the truB gene encoding tRNA pseudouridine(55) synthase TruB: MGGILLVDKPGGITSHDVVARARRALGTRKIGHAGTLDPMATGLLVLGVDSATRLLTYLVGLDKTYEATIRLGVATDSDDADGTVTATADAAAVAAVPDAAIAAGIADLTGAISQVPSRVSAIKVNGRRAYDLARAGEEVQLNARAVTVSRFVVRGRRDGAGVLDLDVVVDCSSGTYIRALARDLGAALGVGGHLTALRRTRIGPFDVADAVGVDDIAAAALLPQAQVAASVLGAFPVTADEARDLRHGKRLTGAAARLGTERAAAIDPEGRLVGIVERRGDDVKSAMNVSEES; this comes from the coding sequence ATGGGCGGCATCCTGCTCGTGGACAAGCCGGGCGGCATCACGAGTCACGACGTCGTCGCCCGCGCACGCCGAGCCCTGGGGACCCGCAAGATCGGCCACGCCGGCACGCTCGACCCGATGGCGACCGGTCTGCTGGTGCTGGGTGTCGACAGCGCGACGCGACTGCTGACCTACCTCGTCGGGCTCGACAAGACCTACGAGGCCACGATCCGGCTCGGGGTGGCCACCGACTCCGACGACGCCGACGGCACCGTGACGGCCACGGCGGATGCCGCGGCGGTCGCGGCCGTGCCCGACGCGGCGATCGCCGCGGGCATCGCCGACCTCACCGGGGCGATCTCGCAGGTGCCCAGCCGGGTCTCGGCGATCAAAGTCAACGGCCGCAGGGCGTACGACCTCGCCCGCGCCGGTGAAGAGGTGCAGCTGAACGCGCGCGCCGTCACCGTCTCGCGCTTCGTGGTGCGCGGGCGCCGCGACGGCGCCGGCGTGCTCGACCTCGACGTCGTCGTCGACTGCTCCAGCGGCACCTACATCCGTGCGCTGGCGCGCGACCTCGGCGCAGCGCTCGGAGTCGGGGGACACCTCACCGCGCTCCGGCGCACGCGCATCGGCCCGTTCGACGTCGCCGACGCGGTCGGGGTCGACGACATCGCCGCGGCGGCGCTCCTGCCGCAGGCGCAGGTGGCCGCGAGCGTTCTCGGCGCGTTCCCCGTCACCGCCGATGAGGCCCGGGACCTGCGCCACGGCAAGCGCCTGACCGGCGCCGCCGCACGGCTCGGCACCGAACGCGCGGCGGCGATCGACCCCGAAGGCCGGCTGGTGGGGATCGTCGAGCGCCGCGGCGACGACGTGAAGAGCGCGATGAACGTCTCGGAGGAGAGCTGA
- the infB gene encoding translation initiation factor IF-2 encodes MAKPRVHEIASELGVDSKVALAKLKELGEFVKSPSSTIEPPVARKLRQALQADGAKPAPGGPAQGAPARPAGRPGPARPSAPTPAAPAPAPEASAPAAPAPAASAPAPAAPAPAAPAAATPAAAPAPAPGKPDAAPKPGGPAAGGPAAGSPTPGAPRPGGAPRPGNNPFSSAQGMGQRPAGPRPGNNPFASAQGMGQRPTPGNIPRPQAPRPGAPRPGAPRPGGAGRPGGGGGRPGAPFQQRPGGPGRPGGAGGGFQRPGGGPPAGGFAGRPGGGGGRGRGPGGGTAGAFGKGGGKSKQRKSRRAKRQEFEMRSAPVVGGVNVSRGNGEIIRMRRGASIADFADKIEAITGYTVQPGTLVTILFNLGEMATATESLDEATFEVLGEELGYKIQMVSPEDEDKELLEGFGLDLDAELEAESEDDLEIRPPVVTVMGHVDHGKTRLLDAIRQTNVVAGEAGGITQHIGAYQVWTEHEGIERAITFIDTPGHEAFTAMRARGAQVTDLAILVVAADDGIMPQTVEALNHAQAAGVPIVVAVNKVDKPDANPAKVRQQLTEYGLVAEEYGGDVMFVDVSARQGTNIQELLDAVLLTADAGLDLTANPNKAARGVAIEAKLDKGRGSVATVLIQSGTLRVGDAIVAGTAYGRVRAMSDENGDPVEEAYPSRPVQVQGLNSVPRAGDTFIVTEEDRLARQIAEKREAAERNAQLAKARKRISLEDFTRALQEGKVESLNLIIKGDVSGAVEALEESLLKIEVDDSVQLRIIHRGVGAVTESDVNLATIDNAIVIGFNVRPDAKARERAQREGVDIRFYSVIYNAIDDVEQSLKGLLKPEYEEVQSGVAEIREVFRSSKFGNIAGVIVRSGTITRNAKARVIRDGVVVADGLAIESLRRFKDDVTEVRTDYEAGIGLGKFNDIQIGDEIETTEMVEKPRG; translated from the coding sequence GTGGCAAAACCACGCGTGCACGAGATCGCTTCCGAACTCGGCGTAGACAGCAAGGTCGCCCTTGCGAAGCTGAAGGAGCTTGGCGAGTTCGTCAAGAGCCCTTCCTCGACCATCGAGCCTCCCGTGGCTCGCAAGCTCCGTCAGGCTCTGCAGGCCGACGGCGCCAAGCCGGCACCCGGCGGACCCGCCCAGGGTGCACCCGCTCGTCCCGCGGGACGTCCGGGCCCCGCCCGTCCGTCTGCGCCGACTCCGGCGGCCCCGGCCCCGGCGCCGGAGGCATCCGCCCCGGCCGCGCCTGCTCCGGCGGCATCCGCACCCGCTCCGGCGGCACCCGCGCCCGCGGCGCCCGCTGCGGCCACGCCCGCTGCGGCGCCCGCCCCGGCACCCGGCAAGCCTGACGCGGCACCCAAGCCCGGCGGCCCCGCTGCCGGCGGTCCCGCTGCCGGCAGCCCCACCCCGGGCGCTCCGCGTCCCGGTGGCGCGCCGCGGCCCGGTAACAACCCGTTCTCGTCGGCGCAGGGCATGGGACAGCGTCCCGCAGGTCCCCGTCCCGGCAACAACCCCTTCGCTTCGGCGCAGGGCATGGGGCAGCGCCCCACCCCCGGAAACATTCCGCGTCCCCAGGCGCCGCGCCCCGGCGCGCCGCGTCCGGGCGCTCCCCGTCCCGGTGGCGCAGGTCGCCCCGGCGGCGGTGGCGGTCGCCCCGGTGCACCGTTCCAGCAGCGTCCCGGCGGTCCCGGTCGTCCCGGCGGTGCCGGTGGCGGCTTCCAGCGTCCTGGCGGCGGCCCGCCCGCGGGTGGCTTCGCCGGTCGTCCCGGCGGCGGCGGTGGCCGTGGTCGTGGACCCGGCGGTGGCACCGCAGGTGCCTTCGGCAAGGGTGGCGGCAAGTCCAAGCAGCGCAAGTCGCGGCGGGCGAAGCGGCAGGAATTCGAGATGCGGTCGGCGCCGGTCGTCGGCGGCGTCAATGTCTCGCGCGGTAACGGCGAGATCATCCGCATGCGCCGCGGCGCATCGATCGCCGACTTCGCCGACAAGATCGAGGCCATCACCGGTTACACGGTGCAGCCCGGCACCCTCGTGACGATCCTGTTCAACCTCGGCGAGATGGCCACGGCCACCGAGTCGCTGGACGAGGCGACGTTCGAGGTTCTCGGCGAGGAGCTGGGCTACAAGATCCAGATGGTCTCGCCCGAGGACGAGGACAAGGAGCTCCTCGAGGGCTTCGGTCTCGACCTCGACGCGGAACTCGAAGCCGAGAGCGAAGACGACCTCGAGATCCGTCCGCCGGTCGTGACCGTCATGGGTCACGTCGACCACGGTAAGACGCGACTGCTCGATGCGATCCGTCAGACCAACGTGGTCGCCGGTGAGGCCGGCGGCATCACGCAGCACATCGGTGCGTACCAGGTGTGGACCGAGCACGAGGGCATCGAGCGGGCGATCACGTTCATCGACACCCCCGGTCACGAGGCCTTCACCGCCATGCGTGCCCGTGGTGCGCAGGTCACCGACCTCGCGATCCTCGTGGTCGCAGCCGACGACGGCATCATGCCCCAGACGGTCGAGGCACTGAACCACGCCCAGGCGGCAGGCGTTCCGATCGTCGTGGCCGTGAACAAGGTCGACAAGCCCGACGCCAACCCGGCGAAGGTGCGCCAGCAGCTCACCGAGTACGGCCTGGTCGCCGAGGAGTACGGCGGCGACGTGATGTTCGTCGACGTCTCCGCTCGCCAGGGCACCAACATCCAGGAACTGCTGGATGCCGTCCTGCTGACTGCCGACGCGGGGCTCGACCTCACGGCGAACCCGAACAAGGCCGCCCGTGGTGTCGCGATCGAAGCCAAGCTCGACAAGGGCCGCGGTTCGGTGGCCACGGTGCTCATCCAGTCCGGAACGCTGCGCGTCGGCGACGCGATCGTCGCAGGCACCGCCTACGGCCGCGTGCGCGCCATGTCCGACGAGAACGGCGATCCGGTCGAAGAGGCCTACCCGTCGCGCCCCGTGCAGGTGCAGGGTCTGAACTCCGTGCCCCGTGCCGGTGACACGTTCATCGTGACCGAGGAAGACCGCCTCGCCCGTCAGATCGCTGAGAAGCGTGAAGCCGCCGAGCGCAACGCCCAGCTGGCCAAGGCCCGCAAGCGCATCTCGCTCGAGGACTTCACCCGCGCTCTGCAGGAGGGCAAGGTCGAGTCGCTCAACCTCATCATCAAGGGTGACGTCTCCGGTGCCGTCGAGGCGCTGGAGGAGTCGCTGCTGAAGATCGAGGTCGACGACTCGGTGCAGCTGCGGATCATCCACCGCGGTGTGGGTGCCGTGACCGAGTCCGACGTGAACCTCGCCACGATCGACAACGCGATCGTGATCGGGTTCAACGTGCGCCCCGACGCCAAGGCACGCGAGCGTGCTCAGCGTGAAGGCGTGGACATCCGGTTCTACTCGGTCATCTACAACGCGATCGACGATGTGGAGCAGTCGCTCAAGGGCCTGCTCAAGCCGGAGTACGAAGAGGTCCAGTCGGGCGTCGCGGAGATCCGCGAGGTGTTCCGCTCCTCCAAGTTCGGCAACATCGCCGGTGTCATCGTGCGATCGGGAACGATCACGCGAAACGCCAAGGCCCGCGTCATCCGCGACGGCGTCGTCGTCGCGGACGGTCTGGCGATCGAGTCGCTGCGCCGCTTCAAGGACGACGTCACCGAGGTGCGTACGGACTACGAGGCCGGTATCGGCCTCGGCAAGTTCAACGACATCCAGATCGGCGACGAGATCGAAACCACCGAGATGGTCGAGAAGCCGCGAGGCTGA
- a CDS encoding uridine kinase has protein sequence MPETTAPDLWRSLRDDARQHHRRGRIVLAVDGFDGAGKTRFADGFATVFDDVPVVRASVDGFHRPRAERYARGRTSPEGFYLDSYDYAAFRRELIDPFRAGEPFRTAVWDVNADAPVDVAPQVAGPDAVLLVDGIFLHRPELRGLWHWSLWLDVPVDVAFARLAERDGTDPDHTAASNARYRQGQELYLRDADPRRAASAIVDNTDFRHPSRVYRDFC, from the coding sequence ATGCCCGAGACCACCGCTCCCGACCTCTGGCGCAGCCTGCGCGACGACGCGCGCCAGCATCACCGCCGGGGCCGGATCGTCCTCGCCGTCGACGGGTTCGACGGCGCGGGCAAGACCCGATTCGCCGACGGCTTCGCGACCGTCTTCGACGACGTTCCGGTCGTCCGCGCGTCGGTCGACGGGTTCCACCGCCCCCGTGCCGAGCGCTACGCCAGGGGCCGCACGTCGCCGGAGGGCTTCTACCTCGACTCCTACGACTACGCCGCGTTCCGCCGGGAGCTCATCGACCCGTTCCGCGCCGGCGAGCCCTTCCGCACCGCGGTGTGGGACGTCAACGCCGACGCCCCCGTCGACGTCGCCCCGCAGGTCGCGGGCCCCGACGCGGTGCTGCTGGTCGACGGCATCTTCCTGCACCGACCGGAGCTGCGGGGCCTCTGGCACTGGTCGCTGTGGCTCGACGTCCCGGTCGACGTCGCGTTCGCCCGTCTCGCGGAGCGCGACGGCACCGACCCCGACCACACGGCGGCCTCCAACGCGCGGTACCGGCAGGGCCAGGAACTGTACCTGCGCGACGCCGACCCCCGTCGCGCCGCGTCAGCCATCGTCGACAACACCGACTTCCGGCATCCGTCGCGCGTCTACCGGGACTTCTGCTGA